Proteins found in one Promicromonospora sukumoe genomic segment:
- a CDS encoding succinate dehydrogenase/fumarate reductase iron-sulfur subunit, protein MSYKGRFRVWRGDADGGALADYTVEVNEGEVVLDVLHRLQATQTPDLAVRWNCKAGKCGSCSAEIDGRPRLLCMTRMSVFRPTDVVTVTPMRTFPVLRDLVTDVSFNYAKAREVPSFTPPEGLAPGEYRMAQVDVERSQEFRKCIECFLCQDTCHVVRDHDENKEAFSGPRFLMRVAELEMHPLDVADRVPAAQEDHGLGRCNITKCCTEVCPEGIKITDNALIPMKERVADRRYDPLVWLGRTISRRRG, encoded by the coding sequence ATGAGCTACAAGGGCCGGTTCCGGGTCTGGCGCGGGGACGCCGACGGCGGGGCGCTCGCGGACTACACGGTCGAGGTCAACGAGGGCGAGGTGGTGCTCGACGTCCTGCACCGCCTCCAGGCCACGCAGACCCCCGACCTCGCGGTGCGGTGGAACTGCAAGGCGGGCAAGTGCGGGTCCTGCTCGGCGGAGATCGACGGGCGGCCGCGGCTGCTCTGCATGACGCGGATGTCGGTGTTCAGGCCGACCGACGTCGTGACCGTGACGCCGATGCGCACCTTCCCGGTGCTGCGCGACCTCGTGACGGACGTGTCGTTCAACTACGCGAAGGCGCGCGAGGTGCCGTCGTTCACGCCGCCCGAGGGCCTGGCGCCCGGCGAGTACCGGATGGCGCAGGTCGACGTCGAGCGCTCGCAGGAGTTCCGCAAGTGCATCGAGTGCTTCCTGTGCCAGGACACCTGCCACGTGGTGCGCGACCACGACGAGAACAAGGAGGCGTTCTCCGGCCCGCGGTTCCTGATGCGGGTGGCCGAGCTGGAGATGCACCCGCTCGACGTCGCCGACCGGGTGCCCGCCGCGCAGGAGGACCACGGCCTGGGCCGCTGCAACATCACCAAGTGCTGCACCGAGGTGTGCCCCGAGGGGATCAAGATCACCGACAACGCGCTCATCCCGATGAAGGAACGCGTCGCCGACCGGCGGTACGACCCGCTGGTCTGGCTGGGCCGGACCATCTCGCGGCGGCGGGGCTAG
- a CDS encoding fumarate reductase/succinate dehydrogenase flavoprotein subunit produces MTEIERHDYDVLVIGAGGAGLRAAIEARERGLRTAIVCKSLFGKAHTVMAEGGCAAAMGNVNEHDSWQVHFRDTMRGGKFLNSWRMAELHAKEAPERVWELETYGALFDRTPDGRISQRHFGGHTYPRLAHVGDRTGLELLRTLQQRIVALQQADHDETGDFEARLRVFAECTVTELLTDPDGDGHHAPVAGAFGYWRESGRHVLFSAPAVVLATGGIGKSFQVTSNSWEYTGDGHALALRAGASLVDMEFVQFHPTGMVWPPSVKGILVTEGVRGDGGVLRNSDGERFMFGYVPDVFKGQYAQTEDEADRWYDDQESNRRTPDLLPRDEVARAINTEVKEGRGSPHGGVYLDIASRMPADEIRRRLPSMYHQFKELADVDITAEPMEVGPTCHYVMGGIAVDPDTGQSRVPGLFAAGECAGGMHGSNRLGGNSLSDLLVFGRRAGLGAADYVVGLERRPAVRDDDVELAAAMTLAPFEAHPAGLAGENPYTLHAELQRVMNDLVGIIRTEQEMVAALDRLAELRARVHDVVVEGHRQYNPGWHLALDLRNMLMVSEAVASSALLRTESRGGHTREDYPGLDATWRHRVLVTHCVRSGSGLGAGAGAGAAVVPRTAVEPAEREPMRPDLLALFDLTELEKYYTPAELAGHPDARHPDAGHPNVGRAAAPQPEGGTA; encoded by the coding sequence TTGACCGAGATCGAACGGCACGACTACGACGTCCTCGTGATCGGGGCGGGCGGCGCGGGGCTGCGCGCCGCGATCGAGGCCCGCGAGCGCGGGCTGCGCACGGCGATCGTGTGCAAGTCGCTGTTCGGCAAGGCGCACACCGTGATGGCCGAGGGCGGGTGCGCCGCCGCGATGGGCAACGTCAACGAGCACGACTCCTGGCAGGTGCACTTCCGCGACACGATGCGCGGCGGCAAGTTCCTGAACAGCTGGCGGATGGCGGAGCTGCACGCCAAGGAGGCGCCCGAGCGGGTCTGGGAGCTGGAGACGTACGGCGCGCTGTTCGACCGGACGCCGGACGGCCGGATCAGCCAGCGCCACTTCGGCGGGCACACCTACCCGCGACTGGCGCACGTCGGCGACCGCACCGGGCTGGAGCTGCTGCGCACCCTCCAGCAGCGCATCGTCGCGCTGCAGCAGGCCGACCACGACGAGACCGGCGACTTCGAGGCGCGGCTGCGGGTGTTCGCCGAGTGCACCGTCACGGAGCTGCTCACCGACCCCGACGGCGACGGGCACCACGCCCCGGTCGCCGGTGCCTTCGGGTACTGGCGGGAGTCGGGCCGGCACGTGCTGTTCTCCGCGCCGGCCGTCGTGCTGGCCACGGGCGGGATCGGCAAGTCCTTCCAGGTCACGTCGAACTCGTGGGAGTACACGGGGGACGGGCACGCCCTCGCCCTGCGGGCCGGCGCGAGCCTGGTGGACATGGAGTTCGTCCAGTTCCACCCCACGGGCATGGTCTGGCCGCCCAGCGTCAAGGGCATCCTCGTGACCGAGGGCGTGCGCGGCGACGGCGGCGTGCTGCGCAACTCCGACGGGGAGCGCTTCATGTTCGGGTACGTGCCCGACGTCTTCAAGGGGCAGTACGCCCAGACCGAGGACGAGGCCGACCGCTGGTACGACGACCAGGAGAGCAACCGCCGCACCCCCGACCTGCTGCCGCGCGACGAGGTGGCCCGCGCGATCAACACCGAGGTCAAGGAGGGACGCGGCTCCCCGCACGGCGGCGTCTACCTCGACATCGCCAGCCGCATGCCCGCCGACGAGATCCGGCGGCGCCTGCCCTCGATGTACCACCAGTTCAAGGAGCTGGCCGACGTCGACATCACGGCCGAGCCCATGGAGGTGGGCCCCACCTGCCACTACGTGATGGGCGGCATCGCCGTGGACCCCGACACCGGGCAGTCCCGCGTGCCGGGGCTGTTCGCGGCGGGGGAGTGCGCCGGCGGGATGCACGGCTCCAACCGGCTCGGCGGCAACTCGCTGTCCGACCTGCTGGTGTTCGGCCGCCGCGCCGGGCTCGGCGCGGCGGACTACGTCGTCGGCCTGGAGCGCCGGCCGGCAGTCCGGGACGACGACGTCGAGCTGGCCGCCGCCATGACGCTCGCCCCCTTCGAGGCGCACCCCGCCGGCCTCGCGGGCGAGAACCCCTACACGCTGCACGCCGAGCTGCAGCGCGTGATGAACGACCTGGTCGGCATCATCCGTACCGAGCAGGAGATGGTCGCCGCGCTCGATCGGCTCGCCGAGCTGCGGGCCCGCGTGCACGACGTGGTCGTCGAGGGCCACCGGCAGTACAACCCCGGCTGGCACCTCGCGCTCGACCTGCGCAACATGCTCATGGTCAGCGAGGCCGTCGCGTCCTCCGCGCTGCTACGTACCGAGAGCCGCGGCGGGCACACCCGCGAGGACTACCCCGGCCTCGACGCCACGTGGCGGCACCGGGTGCTGGTGACCCACTGCGTCCGGTCCGGCTCCGGGCTCGGTGCGGGGGCCGGCGCGGGGGCCGCCGTCGTACCGCGGACCGCCGTCGAGCCCGCCGAACGGGAACCCATGCGCCCGGACCTGCTCGCCCTGTTCGACCTGACCGAGCTGGAGAAGTACTACACGCCGGCCGAGCTGGCCGGGCACCCGGACGCGAGGCACCCGGACGCAGGGCACCCGAACGTCGGGCGGGCCGCGGCGCCGCAACCCGAGGGAGGCACGGCATGA
- a CDS encoding MerR family transcriptional regulator — translation MGTTTSRAPGRALTMQEAARRTGLSQSTLRYYEQIGLVPPVDRDPDSGHRRFGPRAVETLEALSCLRGAGVPIDEMRRYLALLEPGDVAAAAEEAALFAAHADRVEAEIARMTVRLEYLRAKTDLWQSRVDGDADAERRATQRTVAAMEQM, via the coding sequence ATGGGAACGACGACGAGCAGGGCGCCCGGACGGGCGCTGACCATGCAGGAGGCCGCGCGGCGGACCGGGCTCAGCCAGTCCACGCTGCGGTACTACGAGCAGATCGGGCTGGTCCCGCCGGTGGACCGCGACCCCGACAGCGGGCACCGCCGGTTCGGGCCGCGCGCCGTCGAGACGCTGGAGGCGCTGTCCTGCCTGCGCGGCGCCGGCGTGCCGATCGACGAGATGCGGCGCTACCTCGCGCTGCTCGAACCCGGCGACGTCGCGGCAGCCGCCGAAGAGGCCGCGCTGTTCGCGGCGCACGCCGACCGCGTCGAGGCGGAGATCGCCCGGATGACGGTGCGCCTGGAGTACCTGCGGGCCAAGACCGACCTGTGGCAGTCCCGCGTGGACGGCGACGCCGACGCCGAGCGCCGGGCCACCCAGCGGACCGTCGCGGCGATGGAGCAGATGTGA
- a CDS encoding NAD-dependent epimerase/dehydratase family protein, with translation MSAAPVLVTGGNGYVGSRLVATLLERGYRVRATVRDARRADDVGHLVRAAGVDPGDRLETVVTSLDDDAGWAGALDGVAVVHHVASPFLSVPEDRAEEVIAPAVDGTLRVLRHARDAGTAHVVMTSSFAAVGYSPKAGGRYDETDWTDPEDPNDPYIRSKALAERAAWDLVAGQDGGPGLTVLNPTGIFGPVLDGRLSTSVGAVQGLLTGAVPVLPRLRFGVVDVRDVAEAHVRAMTTPAAVGERILLTSGDVVTWGWVIDLLRRELGADVSTVVQDGAEPPHLEISNDKARRLLGMSFRPAGTTLLDTARSLLARG, from the coding sequence GTGAGCGCCGCACCCGTCCTCGTGACCGGCGGCAACGGCTACGTCGGCAGCCGGCTCGTCGCCACGCTCCTGGAGCGCGGGTACCGGGTCCGCGCCACGGTGCGGGACGCGCGCCGGGCGGACGACGTCGGGCACCTCGTGCGCGCCGCCGGCGTCGACCCCGGCGACCGCCTGGAGACGGTCGTGACCTCCCTGGACGACGACGCGGGCTGGGCCGGGGCGCTCGACGGCGTCGCGGTCGTCCACCACGTCGCCTCGCCGTTCCTCTCCGTGCCCGAGGACCGGGCCGAGGAGGTCATCGCGCCCGCCGTCGACGGCACGCTGCGGGTGCTGCGGCACGCCCGGGACGCGGGCACGGCGCACGTCGTGATGACGTCGTCGTTCGCCGCCGTCGGCTACAGCCCCAAGGCCGGCGGGCGCTACGACGAGACGGACTGGACCGACCCCGAGGACCCGAACGACCCCTACATCCGCTCCAAGGCGCTGGCCGAGCGTGCCGCGTGGGACCTCGTGGCCGGGCAGGACGGCGGGCCCGGCCTGACCGTCCTCAACCCGACCGGGATCTTCGGCCCGGTGCTGGACGGGCGGCTGTCCACGTCCGTCGGGGCCGTCCAGGGCCTGCTGACCGGCGCGGTGCCGGTGCTCCCACGGCTGCGGTTCGGCGTCGTCGACGTCCGCGACGTCGCCGAGGCACACGTCCGCGCGATGACGACGCCGGCGGCCGTCGGCGAGCGCATCCTGCTGACGAGCGGCGACGTCGTGACCTGGGGCTGGGTGATCGACCTGCTGCGGCGCGAGCTGGGCGCGGACGTCTCCACGGTGGTGCAGGACGGCGCCGAGCCCCCGCACCTGGAGATCAGCAACGACAAGGCGCGGCGGCTGCTGGGGATGTCGTTCCGGCCCGCCGGCACGACGCTGCTGGACACCGCGCGCAGCCTGCTCGCCCGGGGTTGA
- a CDS encoding ferritin, protein MTTTEENSEYLRLLGEQVGHEFAAHLQYVAIAVWFDSHDLPQLAAHFYRQALEERNHGMMIVQYHLDRSLPVAIPGTPDVQNDFKDVLEPLQLALDQEQQVTKQIEAIFRAARAEGDALGEQFLLWFLEEQVEEVAAATTLVTVARRAGDNLFDLENYVARETIGDAGESAAAPRVAGGSL, encoded by the coding sequence ATGACGACCACCGAGGAGAACTCCGAGTACCTGCGACTCCTGGGCGAGCAGGTGGGCCACGAGTTCGCGGCGCACCTGCAGTACGTGGCCATCGCCGTCTGGTTCGACAGCCACGACCTGCCGCAGCTCGCCGCGCACTTCTACCGGCAGGCGCTGGAGGAGCGCAACCACGGCATGATGATCGTGCAGTACCACCTGGACCGGTCGCTGCCCGTGGCCATCCCGGGCACCCCCGACGTGCAGAACGACTTCAAGGACGTGCTGGAGCCCCTGCAGCTCGCGCTCGACCAGGAGCAGCAGGTCACCAAGCAGATCGAGGCGATCTTCCGCGCGGCCCGCGCCGAGGGCGACGCGCTCGGCGAGCAGTTCCTGCTGTGGTTCCTGGAGGAGCAGGTCGAGGAGGTCGCCGCCGCGACCACCCTCGTCACCGTCGCGAGGCGGGCCGGCGACAACCTGTTCGACCTGGAGAACTACGTGGCCCGCGAGACCATCGGCGACGCGGGCGAGTCCGCGGCGGCCCCGCGCGTTGCGGGCGGGTCGCTCTGA
- a CDS encoding FAD-binding oxidoreductase, whose product MDITEDSPTTGLDVRRPGDAGFDAARTIWNAMVDRRPALVVRCRSAADVAGALALARREGLEVGVRCGGHSVVGHGVPDGGLMIDLTPMSEVRVDPERRRAWVQGGALLGALDAATQPHGLATTAGNVSHTGVGGLTLGGGMGWLARRYGLACDNVVAYEVVTADGEVLRASADERPELFWALRGGGGNFGVVTEFEFRLHDTGTRALSVELDFPIGPAGGSEAGRSSASSAAYRWRDLSAYAPREATYTAGVHDGVATLGFVWVGDPDDGHAHARELDALGTPSARRVDELSYVDLQTREDSVEGHAVRRYWKGHYFRDLPDAALDALLAHDPEVRAGLQAYGGAIAEVPDDESAFSQRDARFEYVVATGWTDPAEDERRMAAARSSAALLEPFASGVYVNVLGDEGAGGVRRAYPPAKLARLAAVKRTYDPDNVFHLNQNIPPAPA is encoded by the coding sequence ATGGACATCACGGAGGACTCGCCCACGACAGGGCTCGACGTACGGCGCCCGGGCGACGCCGGCTTCGACGCGGCCCGCACGATCTGGAACGCGATGGTGGACCGCCGGCCGGCCCTCGTGGTCCGGTGCCGCTCGGCGGCCGACGTCGCCGGGGCCCTGGCGCTGGCCCGCCGCGAGGGCCTGGAGGTGGGCGTCCGGTGCGGCGGCCACAGCGTCGTCGGGCACGGGGTGCCGGACGGCGGCCTGATGATCGACCTCACGCCCATGAGCGAGGTGCGGGTGGACCCGGAGCGGCGGCGGGCGTGGGTGCAGGGCGGGGCCCTGCTCGGCGCGCTCGACGCCGCGACCCAGCCGCACGGCCTGGCCACCACCGCGGGCAACGTGTCGCACACGGGCGTCGGCGGGCTCACCCTGGGCGGTGGCATGGGCTGGCTGGCCCGCCGGTACGGCCTGGCCTGCGACAACGTCGTCGCCTACGAGGTGGTGACGGCGGACGGCGAGGTGCTCCGGGCGTCGGCCGACGAGCGGCCCGAGCTGTTCTGGGCGCTGCGGGGCGGCGGCGGGAACTTCGGCGTCGTGACCGAGTTCGAGTTCCGGCTGCACGACACCGGCACGCGGGCGCTGAGCGTCGAGCTGGACTTCCCGATCGGTCCCGCTGGTGGGTCGGAGGCGGGGCGCTCGTCGGCGTCGTCCGCCGCCTACCGGTGGCGCGACCTGAGCGCCTACGCCCCGCGGGAGGCCACGTACACGGCGGGCGTGCACGACGGCGTCGCGACGCTCGGCTTCGTCTGGGTCGGCGACCCCGACGACGGCCATGCGCACGCGCGGGAGCTCGACGCCCTGGGCACGCCGAGCGCGCGGCGGGTCGACGAGCTGTCCTACGTGGACCTGCAGACGCGGGAGGACAGCGTCGAGGGCCACGCCGTCCGCCGCTACTGGAAGGGCCACTACTTCCGGGACCTGCCCGACGCCGCCCTCGACGCCCTGCTCGCCCACGACCCCGAGGTGCGGGCCGGGCTGCAGGCGTACGGCGGCGCCATCGCCGAGGTGCCCGACGACGAGTCCGCGTTCAGCCAGCGCGACGCCCGCTTCGAGTACGTCGTGGCGACCGGCTGGACCGACCCCGCCGAGGACGAGCGCCGCATGGCCGCCGCCCGGTCGAGCGCGGCCCTGCTGGAGCCGTTCGCCAGCGGTGTCTACGTCAACGTCCTGGGCGACGAGGGCGCCGGCGGCGTCCGCCGGGCCTACCCGCCGGCCAAGCTGGCCCGGCTCGCCGCGGTCAAGCGCACCTACGACCCGGACAACGTCTTCCACCTCAACCAGAACATCCCGCCGGCCCCGGCCTGA
- a CDS encoding PH domain-containing protein, giving the protein MISPLTDENPSAPVRLRPPRHAVDPRAVGWWALQWVLLTAVPVVVLLVLGILIAPARFWLFLPAGVLVVLGAAAAIALPRLWFRHHRWEVTDEAVYTRTGWFFQEWRVAPLSRIQTVDTARGPLEQRFGLATLTVTTASARGAVKIEGLDAGTAAELSANLTHATQATPEDAT; this is encoded by the coding sequence GTGATATCGCCGCTGACCGACGAGAATCCGAGCGCGCCCGTGCGGCTGCGCCCGCCACGACATGCCGTCGACCCCCGCGCCGTGGGCTGGTGGGCCCTGCAGTGGGTCCTGCTCACGGCGGTCCCCGTCGTCGTCCTGCTGGTGCTGGGCATCCTGATCGCGCCCGCGCGCTTCTGGCTTTTCCTGCCCGCGGGGGTGCTGGTGGTGCTGGGCGCGGCCGCCGCGATCGCCCTGCCGCGGCTGTGGTTCCGCCACCACCGCTGGGAGGTCACCGACGAGGCCGTCTACACCCGCACCGGCTGGTTCTTCCAGGAGTGGCGCGTCGCCCCGCTGTCCCGCATCCAGACCGTCGACACCGCCCGCGGGCCGCTGGAGCAGCGCTTCGGCCTCGCAACGCTCACGGTGACGACGGCGTCCGCCCGGGGCGCCGTCAAGATCGAGGGGCTCGACGCCGGGACGGCCGCCGAGCTCTCCGCGAACCTGACGCACGCCACGCAGGCCACGCCCGAGGACGCGACCTGA
- a CDS encoding PH domain-containing protein, protein MGSGIGFALAWVLPPLLLVVVAGGVSGEWMWRVTRYRVDAERFHVHTGVVVRKRLALRRERIRSVDLTADPVLRVLGTATVRVGTGEQAGTEGTVTLWPLRRASADALRATLLAHAAPGTREGADEEDSSDGSLARFDPAWLRFAPLSFLTPALGAAAAGGLIQVAEWFGMQERLFGTVGSWFGLGPFLIVAAVLAVALFVVGGVATVALWVEAWWNHTLDRQPDGTLQVRRGLLTTRSISLEESRLRGVEVVEPLAARLAGGARVDAVATGLATGEEDKSDSQILLPVAPKALADRVAADVLREQASPPTAAPLTGHPVAARGRRLRWALSAVLVTEAVLVVLGLLLTPVLLHVAWISALVLVPVAVLLALDAYRALGHTLTDGYLVARSGSVHRATVALQRRGIVGWTVRQSVFQRRAGLVTVLATTAAGSGAYAVRDAGETDGLTLADAAVPGLLRPFLVTGATDQTGATDAAGEPVSAP, encoded by the coding sequence GTGGGCAGCGGGATCGGCTTCGCGCTGGCCTGGGTGCTGCCCCCGCTGCTCCTCGTGGTGGTCGCGGGCGGTGTCTCCGGCGAGTGGATGTGGCGCGTCACGCGCTACCGCGTCGACGCCGAACGGTTCCACGTGCACACCGGCGTCGTCGTGCGCAAGCGCCTGGCGCTGCGGCGCGAGCGCATCCGCTCGGTCGACCTGACTGCCGACCCGGTGCTGCGCGTGCTCGGCACCGCGACCGTCCGGGTGGGCACGGGGGAACAGGCCGGGACCGAGGGCACGGTGACGCTCTGGCCGCTGCGCCGCGCGTCCGCCGACGCCCTGCGCGCCACGCTGCTCGCGCACGCCGCGCCCGGCACCCGCGAGGGCGCCGACGAGGAAGACAGCAGCGACGGCTCCCTCGCCCGCTTCGACCCCGCCTGGCTCCGGTTCGCCCCGCTGTCCTTCCTCACCCCGGCGCTCGGCGCCGCGGCCGCGGGCGGCCTGATCCAGGTGGCCGAGTGGTTCGGCATGCAGGAGCGGCTGTTCGGCACGGTCGGGTCCTGGTTCGGCCTCGGGCCGTTCCTGATCGTGGCGGCGGTGCTGGCCGTGGCCCTGTTCGTCGTCGGCGGCGTCGCGACCGTCGCGCTGTGGGTCGAGGCCTGGTGGAACCACACCCTGGACCGGCAGCCCGACGGCACGCTGCAGGTGCGGCGCGGCCTGCTCACCACGCGGTCGATCTCCCTGGAGGAGTCCCGGCTGCGCGGCGTCGAGGTGGTCGAGCCGCTCGCGGCCCGGCTGGCGGGCGGGGCGCGCGTGGACGCCGTCGCGACCGGCCTCGCGACCGGTGAGGAGGACAAGAGCGACAGCCAGATCCTGCTGCCCGTGGCGCCCAAGGCGCTGGCCGACCGGGTCGCCGCCGACGTGCTCCGTGAGCAGGCCTCCCCGCCGACGGCGGCGCCGCTCACCGGGCACCCGGTCGCCGCGCGCGGACGCCGGCTGCGCTGGGCGCTGAGCGCGGTGCTCGTCACGGAGGCCGTGCTCGTGGTGCTCGGGCTGCTGCTCACGCCCGTGCTGCTGCACGTCGCGTGGATCAGCGCGCTGGTGCTCGTGCCGGTCGCGGTGCTGCTGGCGCTGGACGCGTACCGCGCGCTCGGGCACACCCTGACGGACGGCTACCTGGTCGCGCGCAGCGGCAGCGTCCACCGCGCCACGGTGGCGCTCCAGCGGCGCGGCATCGTGGGCTGGACCGTGCGGCAGTCGGTGTTCCAGCGGCGCGCCGGGCTGGTCACGGTGCTCGCGACCACGGCGGCGGGTTCCGGCGCGTACGCCGTGCGCGACGCCGGGGAGACGGATGGCCTCACGCTGGCCGACGCCGCCGTCCCGGGCCTGCTGCGGCCGTTCCTGGTGACCGGCGCGACCGACCAGACCGGCGCGACCGACGCCGCGGGTGAGCCGGTCAGCGCACCCTGA
- a CDS encoding diacylglycerol/lipid kinase family protein, translated as MTARVGIIWNPSKTTKQALDTALDRAVHAERVDVEREWFETTKDDPGQGAAARAIEAGADVLVVAGGDGTVRAVAEHLAQSGADVELGIVPLGTGNLLARNLRVPLLNPAAAFRRALSGESRLIDVGWLEIDLEGGTERHGFAVMAGFGLDAHMITETDDDLKDKVGWLAYVESLGRALSASGTLGVKITADGRELDRDSAHTLLVGNCGMLQAGITLLPDADPGDGELDLLVLSADGAAGWVDTLRNMVWDNGIKRVLAGSASAESSESATHGRVRSLQVELTEPRVFEIDGEDLGESSRVEVSVQEGAIRVR; from the coding sequence ATGACCGCACGCGTCGGGATCATCTGGAACCCCTCGAAGACCACCAAGCAGGCCCTCGACACGGCGCTGGATCGGGCCGTCCACGCCGAGCGCGTCGACGTCGAGAGGGAATGGTTCGAGACGACGAAGGACGACCCCGGCCAGGGTGCCGCCGCCCGCGCGATCGAGGCCGGCGCCGACGTGCTCGTCGTCGCGGGAGGCGACGGCACCGTCCGTGCCGTCGCCGAGCACCTCGCGCAGTCGGGCGCCGACGTCGAGCTGGGCATCGTGCCGCTCGGCACCGGCAACCTGCTCGCCCGCAACCTGCGGGTCCCGCTCCTGAACCCGGCCGCCGCGTTCCGGCGGGCGCTCAGCGGCGAGTCCCGCCTGATCGACGTCGGCTGGCTGGAGATCGACCTCGAGGGCGGCACCGAGCGTCACGGGTTCGCCGTCATGGCCGGGTTCGGCCTCGACGCGCACATGATCACCGAGACCGACGACGACCTCAAGGACAAGGTGGGCTGGCTCGCCTACGTCGAGTCGCTCGGGCGGGCCCTGTCGGCCAGCGGCACCCTCGGCGTCAAGATCACCGCCGACGGCCGCGAGCTCGACCGGGACAGCGCGCACACCCTGCTGGTCGGCAACTGCGGCATGCTCCAGGCGGGCATCACGCTCCTGCCCGACGCCGACCCCGGCGACGGCGAGCTGGACCTGCTGGTCCTGAGCGCCGACGGAGCCGCCGGCTGGGTCGACACGCTGCGCAACATGGTGTGGGACAACGGCATCAAGCGGGTGCTGGCCGGCAGCGCCTCGGCCGAGAGCTCCGAGAGCGCGACCCACGGCCGCGTGCGCAGCCTGCAGGTCGAGCTCACGGAGCCCCGGGTGTTCGAGATCGACGGCGAGGACCTGGGCGAGTCGAGCCGGGTCGAGGTCAGCGTCCAGGAGGGCGCGATCAGGGTGCGCTGA
- a CDS encoding MATE family efflux transporter, whose amino-acid sequence MRRTGSADGAADLLGTRPVGRLLWHTSSQTTLSVGVYGIYALTNAWFVARGVGPTAMAAVNLVAPVLLGLGAVATTVGVGGASLVSRSLGAGDPARAARAAGNAFVLFWAVAVTTTVLGLTFLGPLLTLLGATGATRQYAHDYAVVLLAGAVFATGFSSLIRAEGRMAYSTMVWVVAVVVQIVLDPLLIFVLDLGVRGAALGTVGGQAVSAALSLWFFFGRRDRPYRIRWADLRPHPPTIGALLGIGAPSFLAGLGTTVLTVLVNLALARTGGAVALAAFAVCARIQTFAAMPQTGISQGLQPVVGYNAGARLTGRVDRARVLSLRATVLYGLGAAGLVIAFAEPLVGFFLDDAATARAGAEALRIVAAGLALAGVAPLVSAYFQALGQARPSYLVSIGTLVVLKIPLVLALGHAGPTWTFVALAAGEIAAAVAALVVLRVATREGRFGGRCRGVRA is encoded by the coding sequence GTGCGGCGGACAGGGTCCGCCGACGGCGCGGCCGACCTGCTCGGCACCCGCCCCGTCGGCCGGCTGCTGTGGCACACCTCCTCCCAGACCACCCTCTCGGTCGGCGTCTACGGGATCTACGCCCTGACGAACGCCTGGTTCGTGGCCCGCGGCGTCGGGCCGACGGCGATGGCAGCCGTCAACCTCGTCGCCCCGGTGCTGCTGGGCCTGGGCGCCGTCGCGACGACGGTCGGCGTCGGCGGGGCGTCCCTGGTCTCGCGCAGCCTCGGCGCGGGCGACCCCGCCCGGGCCGCCCGCGCCGCCGGCAACGCCTTCGTGCTGTTCTGGGCCGTCGCCGTCACCACGACCGTGCTCGGCCTGACCTTCCTCGGCCCGCTGCTGACCCTGCTCGGCGCCACGGGCGCGACCCGGCAGTACGCGCACGACTACGCCGTCGTCCTCCTGGCCGGGGCGGTCTTCGCCACCGGCTTCTCCAGCCTCATCCGGGCCGAGGGGCGGATGGCGTACTCGACGATGGTCTGGGTCGTGGCCGTCGTCGTGCAGATCGTCCTGGACCCGCTGCTCATCTTCGTGCTCGACCTCGGCGTCCGGGGCGCCGCGCTCGGCACCGTCGGCGGGCAGGCCGTCTCGGCGGCGCTGAGCCTCTGGTTCTTCTTCGGCCGGCGCGACCGGCCCTACCGCATCCGCTGGGCCGACCTGCGGCCCCACCCGCCGACGATCGGCGCGCTGCTGGGCATCGGCGCGCCGTCGTTCCTGGCCGGGCTCGGCACCACCGTGCTCACCGTGCTGGTCAACCTCGCGCTCGCCCGCACCGGGGGCGCCGTCGCCCTGGCCGCGTTCGCCGTCTGCGCGCGTATCCAGACCTTCGCCGCCATGCCCCAGACCGGCATCAGCCAGGGCCTGCAGCCGGTCGTCGGCTACAACGCCGGCGCGCGGCTCACCGGCCGGGTCGACCGCGCACGGGTGCTCAGCCTGCGCGCCACGGTGCTCTACGGCCTCGGCGCGGCGGGCCTCGTCATCGCGTTCGCGGAACCCCTCGTCGGCTTCTTCCTCGACGACGCCGCCACCGCGCGGGCCGGCGCCGAGGCGCTCCGGATCGTCGCCGCGGGCCTCGCCCTCGCCGGGGTCGCGCCGCTCGTCTCCGCTTACTTCCAGGCCCTCGGGCAGGCCCGGCCGTCCTACCTCGTGTCCATCGGGACCCTCGTGGTGCTCAAGATCCCGCTCGTGCTCGCCCTGGGCCACGCCGGCCCGACGTGGACCTTCGTCGCGCTCGCCGCGGGTGAGATCGCCGCGGCGGTCGCGGCGCTGGTCGTGCTCCGTGTCGCGACGCGGGAGGGACGTTTCGGGGGCAGGTGTCGCGGCGTGCGAGCATGA